CTCGGGCTCGGTCTCACCGCGTTGTTCATGGGCTACAGTTGGTTCTGGGTCGTCTTCGTCGTCGGCTTCGCGGTGGTCGTTCCGATTGCGAAACTGCTCTCCCAAGAGTTCGGGGTCGGCACAGAGACGCGAAGCGACGACCGCTCACACGCCTACGGAGATAGCGAGACGCGAGCCACCGCGCCGGAATCGAAGACGGACGCGCTCGACTCGCTCCGGGACCGCTACGCGCGCGGCGAGTTGAGCGACGAGCAGTTCGAACAGAAAGTCGAGAAACTGCTGGAGACCGAGACGCCAGAGAGTGCGCGCGAGTACACCGAACGCGAGAAAGAGCGCGCCTGAGAGTCTCCTGGTTCTTCTGTGTCACTTGGGCGCA
The sequence above is a segment of the Halorussus halophilus genome. Coding sequences within it:
- a CDS encoding SHOCT domain-containing protein, whose amino-acid sequence is MGKPYSDGWGDDEDPPLAQLASLLVLGLGLTALFMGYSWFWVVFVVGFAVVVPIAKLLSQEFGVGTETRSDDRSHAYGDSETRATAPESKTDALDSLRDRYARGELSDEQFEQKVEKLLETETPESAREYTEREKERA